The following coding sequences are from one Triticum aestivum cultivar Chinese Spring chromosome 5A, IWGSC CS RefSeq v2.1, whole genome shotgun sequence window:
- the LOC123106724 gene encoding pentatricopeptide repeat-containing protein At4g02820, mitochondrial, whose product MLSRRLAAAAGYARLLSASAPAASTGGTGGSSSGGGGDTLGKRLLKLIYPKRSAVVVLRRWAEEGRAVHKYQLNRVVRELRKYRRFKHALEICEWMRTQPEIRLLPGDHAVHLDLVAKVRGLASAEKFFEDVPERAKGPSTCNSLLHAYVQHGARDKAEAMLKEMAGAGYLTCALPFNHMMSLYMSTGELEKVPEMIKELRRYTIPDLVTYNIWLTYCSRNNSVKSAEKVFDLMKDDRVVPDWMTFSLLASIYINAGLHVKGRDALVEMEKRASRKERAAYSSLLTMYASLSDRGNLDRVWSKMRQTFRKFSDAEYKCMLTSLTRFGDIAAAECVYGEWESESGTKDSRIPNTILSFYIKNGNMEKAESFLQYIVQKGVKPSYSTWELFVWGYLGNDERTAKVMECLKKALSSLEKWEPNPQLVAALFSQIEKRGDIEAAEELLVVLRDAGYVTTEIYNSVLRTYAKAEMMPLIIDERMDEDKVSMDDETRRLLKSTSKYPIGEVSTIMS is encoded by the exons ATGCTCTCCCGCCGACTAGCGGCCGCCGCCGGCTACGCGAGGCTGCTGTCCGCCTCCGCCCCGGCGGCGTCAACAGGAGGAACTGGAGGGTCGAGTTCCGGCGGGGGCGGGGACACGCTGGGCAAGCGTCTGCTGAAGCTCATCTACCCGAAGCGGAGCGCGGTGGTGGTGCTGCGCCGATGGGCGGAGGAAGGCCGGGCGGTGCACAAGTACCAGCTCAACCGCGTCGTCCGCGAGCTCCGCAAGTACCGCCGCTTCAAGCACGCCCTCGAG ATTTGCGAGTGGATGAGGACGCAGCCGGAGATCAGGCTGCTGCCGGGGGACCACGCCGTccacctcgacctcgtcgccaagGTGCGGGGCCTGGCCAGCGCCGAAAAGTTCTTCGAGGACGTCCCCGAGCGGGCCAAGGGGCCGTCCACCTGCAACTCCCTCCTGCACGCCTACGTGCAGCACGGCGCCCGGGACAAGGCCGAGGCCATGCTCAAGGAGATGGCTGGCGCAGGGTACCTCACCTGCGCACTCCCATTCAACCACATGATGTCGCTCTACATGTCGACCGGCGAGCTGGAGAAGGTGCCCGAGATGATCAAGGAGCTCAGGAGGTACACCATCCCAGACCTGGTCACGTACAACATATGGCTCACCTACTGCTCCAGGAACAACAGCGTGAAAAGCGCGGAGAAGGTCTTTGATCTCATGAAAGATGACAGGGTGGTCCCTGACTGGATGACCTTCAGCCTGCTGGCCAGCATTTACATCAATGCCGGTCTTCATGTCAAAGGCCGGGATGCGCTTGTGGAGATGGAGAAGAGGGCCTCCAGGAAGGAGCGAGCCGCCTACTCATCACTACTCACCATGTACGCAAGCCTGTCAGATAGAGGTAACTTGGACAGGGTGTGGAGCAAGATGAGACAAACCTTCAGGAAGTTCAGTGACGCCGAGTACAAGTGCATGCTTACTTCGCTTACAAGGTTTGGCGATATTGCAGCAGCAGAGTGCGTTTACGGCGAATGGGAGTCAGAGTCAGGAACAAAAGATTCAAGGATCCCAAACACCATCCTTTCATTTTACATCAAGAATGGCAACATGGAGAAGGCAGAGAGTTTTCTTCAATACATTGTGCAGAAAGGAGTCAAGCCCAGCTATAGCACTTGGGAGTTATTCGTTTGGGGTTACCTTGGCAACGACGAGAGGACGGCCAAAGTTATGGAATGCCTTAAGAAAGCATTGTCAAGCTTGGAGAAATGGGAGCCAAACCCGCAACTCGTCGCGGCTCTTTTTTCGCAGATTGAGAAGAGAGGTGACATTGAAGCTGCAGAGGAGCTCCTCGTTGTGCTTAGAGATGCAGGCTATGTCACAACTGAGATATATAACTCAGTCCTGCGCACGTACGCTAAAGCTGAAATGATGCCTCTGATAATTGATGAACGAATGGACGAGGATAAGGTCTCAATGGATGACGAAACTAGGAGATTGTTGAAATCGACTAGCAAGTACCCAATTGGTGAAGTTTCAACAATAATGTCTTGA